A genomic window from Glycine max cultivar Williams 82 chromosome 17, Glycine_max_v4.0, whole genome shotgun sequence includes:
- the LOC100803386 gene encoding transcription factor bHLH18 produces the protein MTSMEESWTSWLCDMEPDDYSFMGQSDIKVDDVNGTLASPHDVATALLEKNQQSSFSTVESLSSAAESGLERPFKLPKIEQLSQKTASSSTPSSYILSFDNTNPPPVTVESASKPGTKVLNLEKVLPSKNEPRRVVTQQNKKMGSFAGSSHHTQDHIIAERMRREKISQKLIALSALIPDLKKMDKVSVLGEAIRYVKQLKEQVKVLEEQSKRKNEESVVFAKKSQVFPADEDVSDTSSNSCEFGNSDDISTKATLSLPEVEARVSKKSVLIRILCEKEKAVLVNIFREIEKLHLSVVNSSALSFGSSVLDTTIVAEMEDEFNMGVKELARNLRVGLMQFM, from the exons ATGACATCAATGGAGGAATCATGGACTAGTTGGCTATGTGACATG GAACCAGATGATTACAGTTTCATGGGTCAATCGGACATAAAAGTGGATGATGTGAATGGAACTTTAGCATCTCCTCATGATGTAGCCACTGCATTATTAGAGAAGAATCAGCAAAGCTCATTTTCCACAGTAGAGAGTCTCTCTTCAGCGGCTGAGAGTGGCTTGGAGAGGCCTTTCAAGTTACCAAAGATAGAACAACTCTCACAAAAGACAGCTTCCAGTTCCACTCCCTCCTCCTATATTCTCTCCTTTGACAACACAAATCCACCACCGGTTACGGTTGAATCAGCCTCAAAGCCAGGAACCAAGGTTTTGAATCTTGAGAAAGTTTTGCCTTCAAAGAATGAACCAAGACGAGTAGTTACTCAGCAGAACAAGAAAATGGGGTCATTTGCCGGATCTTCTCATCACACACAAGATCACATCATTGCTGAGAGAATGAGGAGAGAAAAAATTAGCCAGAAGTTGATTGCCCTCTCTGCCCTTATTCCAGACCTCAAaaag ATGGACAAGGTGTCCGTGTTGGGGGAGGCTATAAGGTATGTGAAGCAGCTGAAGGAGCAAGTGAAGGTGCTGGAGGAGCAGAGCAAAAGGAAAAACGAGGAATCAGTGGTGTTTGCGAAGAAATCTCAGGTTTTTCCTGCGGACGAGGATGTCTCAGACACTTCATCAAACTCCTGCGAGTTCGGAAACTCCGATGATATCTCCACGAAAGCGACTTTGTCACTGCCAGAAGTTGAGGCGAGGGTGTCAAAGAAGAGCGTGCTGATTCGAATCCTCTGCGAGAAGGAAAAGGCAGTGCTGGTGAACATATTCAGAGAGATAGAGAAACTTCATCTCTCCGTCGTCAATAGCAGCGCCTTGTCTTTCGGTTCCTCTGTTCTCGACACAACCATCGTAGCCGAG ATGGAGGATGAATTCAACATGGGCGTAAAGGAACTGGCCAGAAACCTTAGAGTAGGACTGATGCAATTTATGTAA